CAAACAGAGCCTCGAGACGATTGAAGATTTGAAAAGAAATCTGCACGGACAAAGAGAGAGGAacgggaagaagaaaaaaggtCAAGTCGTGAGGGACGGACAGACGAGGTGCGCGCGTTTGGCGAGCCGAAAGCACCGCGTTGCGCTGTTGGCTGTGCGGCCGCCAGCCGATTGGCGCCATCCCCAGACAAGGAGGTCCGTCCAGAGCGGACGCCGTTATTTTTCTTTCTTGTTGTTTTGTTGggccaccaacaccaccagcaagctgcctcctcctgctgctgctcctcttTGTCCTCCTTGTGCTACCATCTCCTCGCAGGGGGCTGGgttggagggggggaaggcccagagacgcagcagcaacaacagcctGGACGTGTGTAACCGGGATTAGCCAAGGGTGGGTATCATCACAGCTTCATACAACTGTACAGCGAGTCTGGAATGTTCAAAGGACGCCCAGGTTCCAAGTCGGTACCTACTATATACTCTCAAACGCACGGGTAGGGCCCTCTATTGGATGGTAGGTTGTTCGCCCTGCAGCATGTACAAACTTAACCTGCTAGACTACCTAGGTATGTAGCATATACCTCAAGATGCTTGTCACTCTATCGTGAACCCGCTGTCTCGCCCGTTCCTCCAACGCCGTGAATGCATCCTGAAATGCAATGCCTCCCCAAGACCACAGCAAATGCCGCCGTATGAAGCAATAGTAATGATGACCATCTCATACAACTCACAGTGGTCACACACAAAACATGTGGCACATCGACGCCCCGGATCTCCGCGACAAATGCTCACGCAAACGCTCCCACCAGGGCCATgagcaccgcgccgccgcacacgGCCAGGTACGCGTGCAGCCGCTTCCGCCCCTTGAGCACCTTGTAGCTCTTTTCCGTCAAAAAGTCCTCGGCCAGGAGCTGCACCAGCCCCGCGTACAGCAGCAACCCGCTCGAGATGGCGTTCATGAAGCCCACCACCAGTAAGCCGCCCATCGATGCCGGGTCGTACAGCGTGTGCACCGCCAGCCCGATGGCCTGCcccagcggcgtcgtcacccCGTACGCGAGCACCATGAGCCACGGCCGGATCGACCCGCGCGGGAACTGGATCGCTGCGATCCGGCTGCCCAGCGCGAGCCCCTCGAAAGACTGGTGAAAGCTGATGGCCACCAGGAAGATGACAAACGCCGGGCCCGTGGCCACCGAGATGGCCATGCCGATGAAGATACTGTGGAAGAGGATGCCCGCCTCCAGCAGGAGAcactgcagcagctggcgttgctgctcctcgggcgtcTGTGGCGGCAACCCCGTCTCGGCGTCCGCCCTGCTGCGGACACCGTTCGGTTTAAGGGACGCGTATGGCCCGTTGCGGTTGTCGCTAACCGGCGCGGGGTCAAGCTCATCCATGTCCAGCTCCAAGTCTgactcgccgtcgtcgaatTCCCCGTCCGTAGACTTCCGAAGCCGTGGcgtggccgcgcgcgccgactcGGGTAGCGGCGAGGCCCCAGCGACCAGGCCCTGGGtcgcctccatgtcctcgagcGAGATGTCTGCGGAGCGGTGGCTCCGCGCCTTCGGCACCGACagaccgccggcgccgttaTCGTTGAGGTCGACGTCGTGGAAGTGGCCATCGCTGCTCGCCCCGTCGCTCTCTTCAAAGAGCCCATGCGCGTGAGAGTGCGAGTGGCCGGCCCCACGCGCCGTCAGGTacgactcgacgccgaccacgaTGATGGCTGAAACCATGGCCACGAGCCCCGGCAGCGGCTTGTAGCCCTTGCTGAAGAAGCGCGGCAGGCATGGGTCCGTGAGCGACTCAAACGCCGTGGGCAGAAGGTGGACAAAAGCTgtggccagcagcacgcccgTGCCGACGTGCTGGCAGTAGAAGATGATTGTGCGCTGTCGcttgcccgtcgtcgtccgtctgGATATCAGGGGGAACCCACATGCTGTTTGGCAGCCATCGTCAGCATCTCGCGAATgaaggaagaaggcgacCTGGGCGACTTACCCAGTGTGCTCAGCGTCAatatcagcagcagcgcaaagatgtgcgccgccgtgtcgtaCCATCCCGACTTCCGCGAGCCGCATTGCGGCCtctccccttcttcctcgcgccggcgcagctcctGGAGCAGCAGATGCGTAGAGACGGACGACCAGGTCGCACCTATCAAGGTTCATGTCAGTCAGCGCACCGGGACTCGCACGCTGCCGGCTTGCAGGGGGCTCGCTCGGCGTACCTGTTGTCGTCTCGTCGAGcgatgccatggccgtcATGATGGCGAGTGCTCAGATCCGGGTCCGATTCGATGGCATGGTGGCGGAAAGGAGGGTTGCCGAGAGGAGACCACGCCTtggtgatggatgggccAGCCAAGAGAAATAAGAGCCCGTGTCGGGTTCGGGTGCTTTTGGTGGTGACCAGGGGGGGCTGTGCCGTTTCGAACGGgtgcgctgcgcgacgcctAATCCTCGGGCGCCACCCCCTTGGCAACTCCAGCGCCCCTGCGTTCTTTGCTTGCCTGCGAAGTCAAACTTAATTATCGGGGTTCCATTCCCTTGATTTAGTGGAGGCGCCCAACT
This region of Purpureocillium takamizusanense chromosome 9, complete sequence genomic DNA includes:
- a CDS encoding uncharacterized protein (TransMembrane:8 (o51-74i86-110o130-149i301-320o326-349i361-385o391-416i437-454o)~COG:P~EggNog:ENOG503NURY); translated protein: MTAMASLDETTTGATWSSVSTHLLLQELRRREEEGERPQCGSRKSGWYDTAAHIFALLLILTLSTLACGFPLISRRTTTGKRQRTIIFYCQHVGTGVLLATAFVHLLPTAFESLTDPCLPRFFSKGYKPLPGLVAMVSAIIVVGVESYLTARGAGHSHSHAHGLFEESDGASSDGHFHDVDLNDNGAGGLSVPKARSHRSADISLEDMEATQGLVAGASPLPESARAATPRLRKSTDGEFDDGESDLELDMDELDPAPVSDNRNGPYASLKPNGVRSRADAETGLPPQTPEEQQRQLLQCLLLEAGILFHSIFIGMAISVATGPAFVIFLVAISFHQSFEGLALGSRIAAIQFPRGSIRPWLMVLAYGVTTPLGQAIGLAVHTLYDPASMGGLLVVGFMNAISSGLLLYAGLVQLLAEDFLTEKSYKVLKGRKRLHAYLAVCGGAVLMALVGAFA